The genomic region ATTGACGGTTGCAAGGCACTTTTCGATCTCCGCGGTGATCGCCGGGTCAACAACACCTCCGGGAATGCCCTCCCACTCCTTCTGGGCGAAGTAGAGCGTGCGGTACACGAAGTTACCGAAGATATTGACCACTTCATTGTTGATCCGTTCGGCAAAAATCTTCCACGAGAAGTTCAGTTCCTTGGTGTGGCTCGTGTACGCGAGCAGGTAGTAGCGCAGGTAATCGGCGGGCAGGCCCTTGTCAAGGTAATCGTCATTCGTCCAGACCACGTAGCCCCGGGATTTCGAGAACTTGTGGTCATCTACTTTGACCATCCCGCTTGCCACAATCGCGTGCGGAACCCCGTAGCCGGCTCCTTTGAGGAGCGCCGGCCAGAAGATACAGTGGTGGTAGATGATATCGCCGCCAATGAAATGCGTGACCCGGTTCTCCCCGCACCAGAACCGTTTCCAGTCGTTGCCGGTCTTTTTGGCCCATTCTTCGGTAAACGCGATGTAGCCCACGGGAGCATCGACCCATACATAGACCACGAGATCGTCGCGGCCCGGGAACTTCACGCCCCATTCGAGCGTCCGGGTGATGCACCAGTCGTGGAGTTCGTCTTTTATCCAGCCGATTGCATAGTTCTTCGCATTGCTCGTGCCCCGCAGGGTGTCAAGGTACGGGAGCAGGAACTCCTTGAACTCCGAGAGCTTGAAGAAATAATGTTCCTGGTCGCGGAACTCCGCTTTCGTCCCGCAGACCTTGCAGACCGGATCCTTGATCTCGCCGGGTTCCAGGTGCTTGCCGCACCCCTGGTCGCACTCATCCCCGCGTGCCGGCTTGCCGCAGTGGGGGCAGGTGCCCTCGACATACCGGTCCGGGAGGAACCGTTTGCACTTTGTGCAGTAGGCCTGGTGCACGATCTGCTTGTAGATGTACCCGTTCTTCCCGAGTTCGGCCATGATGGCCTGCGTGCGGTGGTGGTTTGCGGGATTGTCCGTCATGCCGAAATGATCGAACATCACGTTCATCCGCTTGAACGTCTCGTTGAAGTGCGCATGGTAGCGCTCGGACATGGCCCGCGGGGTGATGCCGGTCTCTTCAGCAGAGACTACGATGGGTGTCCCATGATTGTCCGAACCGCAGACGAATACAACTTCTTCTCCCATCCGCCGCATATAGCGGACGTACGCGTCAGCGGGAACGTACGTTCGCAGGTGTCCGAGATGGCAGGGGCCGTTTGTGTACGGCAGCCCGCACGTGACCAGCAGCGGTGGCGGTGTCATGACTACATTTTTTGATTGTGAACCGTAATAAGATATGACCATGGCCAAGCTGCACAAACTCACCACGCGGGCGTTCGGGGCCGAACCCGGTACTCCGGATGTTGCCCAACTTTCTGAATGGATCGCGGAGCACCGCGGCACCCTGGCCGATCTGACCACGTACCAGCTGTACCAGTCGCTTGCGCTGCAACTGGAGGCCGGGATCGTGCATCCCTGCGCCGGAGGGAAGTTCTGTGCCGACCGGATCCGGGCGTCCCTTCTTGGTGTGACTGAGGGGCGTGCAGTTGATGAGATCGCGGTGAATCCTGAAGCGCTCATCGAAGATGCGGCGGGCATCGTAGTGCAGAAGCGCAACTGCTGGTGTGCGCTGCCGGCGCCTCATGTGCTTGGGCTTACCGATGGATACTATGGCGATGATGAAGAGTGGAGCGATGCGCTTACTGATGCATACTGCACGCTTATGCGGGCAATGCGGGACATTGGTGTCGCAGGGCACGTGCTGATCTGCGACAAGGCAGATGAGATGGAGATCAGGGCACTTGCACAGCAGAAAGTATTCTTCTTCCAGCCGGATGCGGATCGCAAAAGTCTGGAGTGCCTTATGGAACACCAGCGGCAGATTGCGGTGCGCCCAAAGCAGCTGGAAACGGTTTTTGATCTCATGAATGAGTATGACCTGCGGAAGATCCATATTGTGGACGCGGATGCAGACGCGATAAAACTCACCCTTTCCCATGTCGATCCGGATCAGGTAACTGTCGGGGGTTATTGTCTGGATAAGAGCGAAGAATACTGGAAAAACCTTGTTGATGCCGCGGTATATACCCGCTGAGTAAAAAGGCTTGCGAAAAAGGGAGATCCGGATCAGTTCTGACCTATCTGGTGAGAAACGGACGGGATACTGATCTGATCGTTCCAGGTTTCCCGATATCCGTCGGGGAAAATTATGGTAGTTGTCGCGGGTGAGAAATCCGGCGAAATGAGTGGTGCAAACCAGTACGTGTTGAGAATTTTTTGTGCACGTTCAAATGACACGGCGGGCGTTTCCATTCCTGTTTTTCCCTTCTCGCTGGTAACCGTGGCAAATGAGGGGACAATCACCACCGCTGAAGAACTTGTTGCTTTTGTTACCGTAACCGGTTCTTTTGCATGTCCCTCGAATGCGGATTTGAGTTCAGCAGCCGGATCGGTGATCCTGAAAAATACCGCACTCTGTTCAAACAGGGACAGATCATACTGCATATCGATTGCCGCATTCCCGTTCTGGGCAAGGGTGATGGTGAGTGTCTTTAACGTAAATGCCTGTGCCGGCATTACCAAAAACACCAGAATGCAGAGGCACCCGATGATGAGGTTGATCTTTTTCATGGTGAATGGTTGTACGATCATGGAAGTTAAAAAATCATAGGATGGTTGAAGTAAGAACAATCCCGTGTTGTGATCATCCGGGCAGGAAAAATTATTTTATTGGGATTCTGCCGCTTTTACGAACTCTTCGAAATGCCGGCTCTTCTTGAACAGCCACCAGGTGAACCGCTCAACCACGGAAAAATTGAATGAACCCCCCGCTGCGTTCGGGTGCCCGCCCCCGCCAAATTCGCGGGCGATAATGTGGCTTATCGGGGGTACTGAGCGCACCGAGAACTTGCCGTCTTTTCCGATGATCACTTCAATATCGGTCTTCTTCGTGGTACGGATGAAATGGGCGGTCTCGCTCGGGTAGCCATACAGGGGCGCAAAAGCAATCCGGTATTTTTTCCCGAGGATGGTCGTGTGGTTCAGGCTGCGCTGCATCATTGCATCCATATCAGCCTTGATCTCTGCGTATTCCTGTTCGATCAGGGTATCGGAAAAGATCCCGGAAATAAGGCAGTTGCGGACATGTTCGCGGTTCTTCTTTCGCTGGAGTACCTGCCCGAGTACTGCTGAACGGGGATCTGCATGTTTCCAGAGATCATAATCGCAGACAACCCGGGCAACTTCGACAGCAACCGGGTTTTCGGAGGCGAGATCGCGGGCAACGATACCGGTCCCGCAGACAGAGGTATCGATGTGGAGCAGCGCAACGGTGCGCTCGACTTTT from Methanoregula sp. harbors:
- the metG gene encoding methionine--tRNA ligase, which codes for MTPPPLLVTCGLPYTNGPCHLGHLRTYVPADAYVRYMRRMGEEVVFVCGSDNHGTPIVVSAEETGITPRAMSERYHAHFNETFKRMNVMFDHFGMTDNPANHHRTQAIMAELGKNGYIYKQIVHQAYCTKCKRFLPDRYVEGTCPHCGKPARGDECDQGCGKHLEPGEIKDPVCKVCGTKAEFRDQEHYFFKLSEFKEFLLPYLDTLRGTSNAKNYAIGWIKDELHDWCITRTLEWGVKFPGRDDLVVYVWVDAPVGYIAFTEEWAKKTGNDWKRFWCGENRVTHFIGGDIIYHHCIFWPALLKGAGYGVPHAIVASGMVKVDDHKFSKSRGYVVWTNDDYLDKGLPADYLRYYLLAYTSHTKELNFSWKIFAERINNEVVNIFGNFVYRTLYFAQKEWEGIPGGVVDPAITAEIEKCLATVNGYMQEYEFKGAVDAIMTLAAFGNTYIQTNAPWKLIKTDRAAAAQVIKNCIQITKALALLLEPVMPATAQECWKQLGYTDQVANHPIREATHPVPEGSIKAPTPLFVKMEEDQVKELDALLQKRVAEANKKTEKIPMVTFEEFQKLDIRTGKVLSAEPVPKSNKLLKLQVDIGSETRQIVAGMQQFYKPEELVGKDVVVVTNLAPAKIFGVESNGMVLAAGDAASLLVPFRPVEPGSKIR
- a CDS encoding phosphoesterase encodes the protein MSLPGNGGGGENSGLVNALKSRTAHVVHLTHNDLDAVGADAIHRMKFGTEGVFTIWSSVGKFATLFALVASCEGKGDLLSISDLGYHREIEAISRKATANGWKIEWRDHHRWRDDEIKKVERTVALLHIDTSVCGTGIVARDLASENPVAVEVARVVCDYDLWKHADPRSAVLGQVLQRKKNREHVRNCLISGIFSDTLIEQEYAEIKADMDAMMQRSLNHTTILGKKYRIAFAPLYGYPSETAHFIRTTKKTDIEVIIGKDGKFSVRSVPPISHIIAREFGGGGHPNAAGGSFNFSVVERFTWWLFKKSRHFEEFVKAAESQ